In one window of Pseudomonadota bacterium DNA:
- a CDS encoding peroxiredoxin — translation MKNFLLGLIGSTVIALSALAALEVGDAAPNFEVKASLAGEPFDFSLRDALDKGPVVVYFYPSAYTQGCNIQAHEFAENMDEFTAAGASVIGVSLDSIERLNDFSADPEYCAGKLAVASDTTGEIAKSYGITVHEGREGSKDTRGVEIGHGLAERTTFIVTPDGKIAETIGGVSPMENVHKSLEAVQRHE, via the coding sequence ATGAAAAACTTTCTACTCGGTCTCATAGGCTCTACAGTGATAGCTCTTTCGGCTCTCGCGGCCCTCGAAGTAGGCGACGCCGCGCCAAACTTTGAGGTGAAGGCATCACTGGCCGGCGAGCCCTTCGATTTTTCGCTCCGCGATGCGCTCGATAAGGGCCCGGTGGTGGTCTATTTTTATCCGTCGGCTTATACGCAAGGATGCAATATTCAGGCGCACGAATTCGCCGAAAACATGGATGAGTTCACGGCGGCGGGCGCGAGCGTGATTGGGGTTTCTCTCGACAGTATCGAGCGGCTCAATGATTTCTCGGCCGATCCAGAGTATTGCGCGGGCAAGCTTGCGGTGGCATCTGATACCACCGGCGAAATTGCAAAGTCGTATGGCATAACCGTTCACGAGGGCCGCGAGGGCAGCAAGGACACGCGTGGCGTCGAGATCGGTCACGGCTTGGCCGAACGCACTACATTCATCGTGACGCCAGATGGCAAGATTGCCGAGACAATCGGCGGCGTCTCCCCGATGGAGAACGTTCATAAATCACT
- a CDS encoding non-heme iron oxygenase ferredoxin subunit → MADFVKVAKTNEIEPGQARLSDVKGKSIALFNVDGRFFALDNTCTHRGGPLAEGEISGHEVTCPWHGATFDIRTGEVVGPPAPRAVARYCVRVTGTDVEVEV, encoded by the coding sequence ATGGCTGACTTTGTGAAGGTAGCGAAGACAAACGAAATCGAGCCCGGTCAGGCGCGACTAAGCGACGTCAAAGGCAAGTCGATCGCGTTGTTTAATGTCGACGGCCGGTTCTTCGCGCTCGACAACACGTGCACGCACAGAGGCGGGCCCTTGGCCGAGGGAGAGATCTCGGGCCACGAGGTCACCTGTCCTTGGCACGGCGCAACATTCGACATTCGGACAGGAGAGGTCGTCGGTCCGCCGGCACCACGAGCCGTCGCACGCTACTGTGTCCGCGTGACCGGAACAGACGTCGAAGTCGAAGTGTAG